In Bifidobacterium adolescentis ATCC 15703, the sequence CCACGATGCCGCTGGCACCGTGCTGCTGCGCCCGGCTGCTCCGGGTACCGGCGTTATCGCCGGCGGTGCAGTCCGCGCCGTCATGGAATGCGCTGGCATCACCGACGTCCTGACCAAGTCGATGGGCTCCGCCACCGCCGTCAACGTGGTGCGCGCAACCGTCGACGCCCTCAAGAAGCTCGAAGAGCCGGAAGAGATTGCCGCACGTCGTGGCATGTCTCTCGAAGAGGTGGCTCCGGACGCGCTGCTGCGTGCTCGCGCCGAAGGCATCGCCGAGGCCCGCAAGGCTCGTGAAGAGGCTCAGGCCAAGGCTGCTCAGAAGGACGGTGAGTGATGACTAACCTGAACATCAAGCTGCACCACGGTCTGGTGAACTCCACTCCGAAGCAGCGTGCTGCGGCTCAGACTCTGGGCCTGAACAAGATCGGCAAGACCGTGACTCGTGAGGATACTCCGGCCCTTCGTGGCCAGCTGCAGGTCCTCCGTCACCTGATCACCGTCGAGGAGGCTGACTGATTATGGCAGACATTCTGCAGATGCATGACCTGAAGCCGGCTCCGGGTGCCAACAAGGATCGTATCCGCGTTGGCCGTGGTGAAGGCTCCAAGGGTAAGACCTCGGGCCGTGGCGACAAGGGCACCAAGAAGCGCTATCAGGTTCGTCCGGGCTTCGAAGGTGGCCAGCTGCCGCTGTACATGCGCCTTCCGAAGCTGCGTGGCTTCAAGAACCCGTTCAAGAAGGAATACCAGGTCGTCAACGTGGCTGTTCTTGCGGAACTGTTCCCGCAGGGCGGCGAGATCACCGTGGCTGATTTGGTTGCCAAGGGTGCCGTCCGCAACGGCTTCCCGGTCAAGGTCCTGGGCGACGGCGAGGTTTCGGCTGCCTACACTCTCAAGGGTGTCAAGGCTTCCGCTTCCGCCAAGTCCAAGATCGAGGCTGCTGGCGGCTCCATTTCCGAGGATTGATTCCAACGGAATGTAGCTGACTGAAGCTCAGACATGAGGCTTCCCCCGCTTTAGAGCGGGGGAAGCCTCATTCGTTTGCAGTCAAAATGCAATCATGCATGGAAAAACAAAAAACAGACGAATAATGACGAAAACGCCATATCGGTAGACGCCGTACGCTAGACTCGAGCGTTAGAGTCTGTTTTTGCACGTGTGCGCAGGTGCGCACGACGATGGAAGGAACCCCAGGTGAGGACGTTAATCCAGGCCTTGAAGACCAAGGAATTGAGGAATAAAATCCTCTTCACCCTTGGTATCATCATCATTTATCGTATCGGTTCATTCATCCCGACCCCTGGCGTCGATTACACCGTCGTCCAGCAGTGCGTCGGCAAGATGAACAACGCTTCTGAGAACTTTATCGGTCTGGTGAACCTCTTCTCCGGCGGCGCCATGCTGCAGCTGTCGATTTTCGCATTGGGCGTCATGCCGTACATCACCGCATCGATCGTCATCCAGCTGCTGCGTGTGGTCATCCCTCGTTTCGAGGCACTGCACAAGGAAGGCCAGTCCGGCGAAGCCAAGCTGACCCAGTACACCCGTTATCTGACCATCGGCCTTGCCGTGCTGCAGTCCACCACCATTCTGGTGACCGCACGTTCCGGCGCGCTGTTCAACTACCAGTGCTCTCAGGTTGTTCCGGACGGTTCCGTGTGGAACCTTGTGGTCATGGTGCTCATCATGACCGGCGGCACCGGCCTCATCATGTGGATGGCCGAATTGGTTACCGATAAGGGCCTCGGCCAGGGTATGTCCATCCTTATCTTCATGTCCATCTGCTCCGGCTTCCTGCCGCAGCTGTGGGAGATCGGCTGGGGCACCAACGGCACCGATGGCAATTGGGGCAAGTTCGCCGCGGTCGTCGGCACCCTGCTGGTCATCATGATCCTTGTCATCTACGTCGAGCTTGCCCAGCGTCGTATTCCGGTGCAGTACACCCGCCGTATGATCGGCCGCAAGATGTACGGTGGCTCCTCCACCTACCTGCCGCTGAAGATCAACATGAGCGGCGTCATCCCGCCGATCTTCGCATCCTCCATCCTGGCCGTGCCGACGCTGATCGCGCAGTTCGGCAATTCCGACCAGTCCTGGGTCAAGTGGATCAACTCCAACCTGGCCAACACCACATCCGTGTGGTACATCGCACTGTACGCGCTGATGATCGTGTTCTTCTGCTTCTTCTACACGGA encodes:
- the secY gene encoding preprotein translocase subunit SecY: MRTLIQALKTKELRNKILFTLGIIIIYRIGSFIPTPGVDYTVVQQCVGKMNNASENFIGLVNLFSGGAMLQLSIFALGVMPYITASIVIQLLRVVIPRFEALHKEGQSGEAKLTQYTRYLTIGLAVLQSTTILVTARSGALFNYQCSQVVPDGSVWNLVVMVLIMTGGTGLIMWMAELVTDKGLGQGMSILIFMSICSGFLPQLWEIGWGTNGTDGNWGKFAAVVGTLLVIMILVIYVELAQRRIPVQYTRRMIGRKMYGGSSTYLPLKINMSGVIPPIFASSILAVPTLIAQFGNSDQSWVKWINSNLANTTSVWYIALYALMIVFFCFFYTEITFNPDETADNMKQYGGFIPGIRAGSATSNYLSYVMNRLNTVGAVYLLFVALIPTVLIMALNLNTKLPFGGTTILIIAGVGLDTLRQAKAQTEQFQYAGFLFEDTDHKEGK
- the rplO gene encoding 50S ribosomal protein L15, with product MADILQMHDLKPAPGANKDRIRVGRGEGSKGKTSGRGDKGTKKRYQVRPGFEGGQLPLYMRLPKLRGFKNPFKKEYQVVNVAVLAELFPQGGEITVADLVAKGAVRNGFPVKVLGDGEVSAAYTLKGVKASASAKSKIEAAGGSISED
- the rpmD gene encoding 50S ribosomal protein L30, which codes for MMTNLNIKLHHGLVNSTPKQRAAAQTLGLNKIGKTVTREDTPALRGQLQVLRHLITVEEAD